The following nucleotide sequence is from Sphingomonas panacisoli.
GTGGGCGGCTTTTTTCCCCTCGTCGGTCTCCACGATGTACTCAGGATTGTCCTTCGACGCGGCGACCTTGTGAGACTTGATCTTGGTCGGGCTGGTGATCTTCTTCACGACCTTGCCCGTCGCGGTGCCGCCGTGGCTGTTCCAGCTCACCTTGTCGCCGGCCTTGAGCGTCTTCGTCATCCTCGCCTCCATGGGTGTGCGGGCTAAGCGCGGGAGGATTGCGCGCGGTTCCCGGCGCGGCGTGAATTCGCGGCGGCTGGTCGGTTTTGCCGTAATTGGTATTGCGCGCGGCCGCGCGGCGGAACATATGGCCGCTCCGGATCATTGCCTTGATCCAGATTGTAACCAGCGTAATCAGAGGACCGTTCGGGTGACCGAGCCTGATGATGCGGGGGGAACCG
It contains:
- a CDS encoding DUF2945 domain-containing protein, with the protein product MTKTLKAGDKVSWNSHGGTATGKVVKKITSPTKIKSHKVAASKDNPEYIVETDEGKKAAHKPEALTKR